A stretch of Raphanus sativus cultivar WK10039 unplaced genomic scaffold, ASM80110v3 Scaffold2695, whole genome shotgun sequence DNA encodes these proteins:
- the LOC130505919 gene encoding phosphatidylinositol 4-kinase gamma 4-like, whose translation MSSADVTLSPVRNEPSSIMPLFHANSCADSLPDETILIYLTLPGTLIPMRVLESDSIESVKLRIQSYRGFVVRNQKLVFGGRELARSNSNMRDYGVSDGNVLHLVVKVSDLQVLDVKTTCGKHCRFHVERGRNIGYVKKQISKQKGGDFVDSEVLYEGEKLEDQSLVNDICRNSEAVLHLLVRRCAKVRAKPVEKNFELSIVAPPPQVDVVKRVIEAADGIVQPRKSEFSLEPVIVNPKAKLPLAVTDMISSASDGLRSGNPPVRSREGTGGAYFMQGSSGNKYVGVFKPIDEEPTAENNPHGLPLSPNGEGLKKGTKVGEGAFREVAAYVLDHPKSGRRSMCGGEEIGFAGVPPTTMIECLHPGFNHPNGIKTKIGSLQMFTENDGSCEDMGPASFPVEEVHKISVLDIRLANADRHGGNILMRKDENGKIVLIPIDHGYSLPESFEDCTFEWLYWSQARKPYSSETLDYIRSLDAEEDISLLKFHGWKMPLETARTLRISTMLLKKGAERGLTAFEIGNMMCRETLTKKSPVEEMVEEAQEAVLPGTSEAAFMEALSDVMDYHLDEVVHSQDLVHV comes from the exons ATGTCATCAGCTGATGTTACTCTAAGCCCGGTTCGTAACGAGCCATCATCGATAATGCCTCTCTTTCACGCCAACTCCTGCGCTGATTCCCTCCCCGACGAGACCATTCTGATCTACCTGACACTCCCCGGAACTCTGATACCAATGCGAGTCCTCGAATCCGATTCCATCGAGTCCGTCAAGCTCCGGATCCAGTCTTACCGCGGGTTCGTGGTGAGGAACCAGAAGCTCGTTTTCGGGGGACGAGAGCTCGCCAGGAGTAACTCCAACATGCGTGACTACGGTGTGAGCGACGGGAACGTCCTTCATTTGGTTGTCAAGGTATCTGATCTCCAGGTTCTTGATGTCAAGACCACTTGTGGGAAGCACTGTAGGTTTCACGTTGAGAGAGGGAGGAACATTGGGTATGTTAAGAAGCAGATTTCGAAGCAGAAAGGTGGAGACTTTGTTGATTCCGAGGTGCTTTACGAAGGCGAGAAGCTTGAGGACCAGAGTCTTGTTAATGACATTTGTAGGAACAGTGAGGCTGTTTTGCATTTGCTTGTGAGGAGATGTGCTAAAGTTCGTGCTAAGCCTGTGGAGAAGAACTTTGAGTTGTCTATTGTTGCTCCTCCGCCGCAAGTTGATGTCGTCAAGAGAGTTATTGAAGCTGCTGATGGCATTGTGCAGCCAAGGAAGAGTGAGTTCTCTTTGGAGCCGGTCATCGTTAATCCCAAGGCGAAGTTGCCTCTAGCGGTTACGGATATGATTAGCTCTGCTTCTGATGGACTGAGAAGTGGGAATCCTCCGGTGAGGTCAAGAGAGGGGACAGGAGGAGCTTATTTCATGCAGGGTTCTTCAGGGAACAAGTATGTTGGTGTGTTTAAGCCTATCGATGAGGAGCCAACAGCTGAGAACAATCCGCATGGCCTACCGCTTTCGCCAAACGGTGAAGGTTTGAAGAAAGGAACAAAGGTTGGAGAAGGTGCGTTTAGGGAAGTTGCTGCTTATGTATTGGATCATCCCAAGAGTGGACGCAGGTCTATGTGTGGTGGTGAAGAGATAGGTTTTGCTGGTGTGCCTCCCACAACTATGATTGAATGTCTGCATCCTGGTTTTAACCATCCCAATGGAATCAAAACCAAGATTGGATCACTTCAGATGTTTACTGAGAATGATGGCAGCTGCGAGGATATGGGTCCAGCTTCATTTCCAGTAGAGGAAGTTCACAAGATATCTGTCCTGGATATTAGACTGGCTAATGCAGATAGGCATGGTGGAAACATTTTAATGAGAAAGGACGAGAACGGAAAGATTGTTCTGATTCCAATTGATCATGGATACAGCTTGCCTGAAAGC TTTGAGGATTGCACGTTCGAGTGGCTTTACTGGTCGCAAGCTCGGAAACCATACTCTTCCGAGACACTGGACTACATAAGATCACTGGACGCAGAGGAAGATATCAGCCTCCTCAAGTTCCATGGATGGAAGATGCCATTGGAAACGGCTAGAACACTCAGAATCTCAACGATGCTACTGAAGAAAGGAGCAGAAAGAGGATTGACAGCATTTGAGATTGGAAACATGATGTGCAGAGAAACTCTGACCAAGAAGTCTCCAGTGGAGGAGATGGTAGAGGAAGCTCAAGAAGCGGTGCTTCCAGGGACGAGCGAGGCTGCATTCATGGAAGCCTTGTCTGATGTGATGGATTACCATCTTGATGAGGTGGTTCACTCTCAGGACTTGGTTCATGTGTGA